A portion of the Longimicrobium sp. genome contains these proteins:
- the lon gene encoding endopeptidase La: MPKLPERIPVLPIRSTIVFPGGATALQIGFAPNVEALTRHPERDLVVAMVSTSDDDFPLDPRGLEKVATAVRVLDRLNLPGGTIQTTLQGLRRIRLDDVRLEDDYYSATPREVKEVPAAPEDADPLIEKVLSTLGGVAARVERIPDEVPRILRMNLGDPGRFADLAANLCNLKLQARDAVLQELDVEKRLQLVLAALEEEWEHLREIEHEHEAAQGEEPLPQGGRERSAEIRRRIQSLQAELGELDPVEREANEALRLVERAQLPPRVAATARREAERLRSTSLTASEAQEIRAYLDTLVSIPWTRQANGGVIDLAAVRTAIDSEHLGLEEPKRRLLEVVAVAELRGDLRGPIPCLVGPPGVGKKTLAQAVAQGLGRPLVRLELGGRSEAQLVGSRRSRSGAQMGKLMQLIRDSGARDPVFLLEELDEVGLGNVDGDPVEALEETLDPENRDAFTDRYLDVPFDLSEVFFIGSAADFYRIPRDLRDYFIEIRIAGYTPEEKIAIAREWLFPRIVAEHGLLPEHVRIDDDALLFLTRGYARDSGVGNLRRSLAAIMRYIAAERAVGTDACWIIDRGLIEEVLGYPRHSATPAESAPEVGVVTGLAWTASGGELMFIEALKMPGTGRLIITGLLGDVMRESVNAAFSYVRSRARELGIEKGAFVDFDIHVHFPVGATPKDGPSAGAAVTLAIASSLSERPVRHDVAMTGEVTLRGKILEIGGVKEKVLAAYRAGIQQVILPSGNRRDLRDVPADVREGMSFHFADRMDQIFDLALLGEPRVVRDEEEEPSEPVRLPVEPDRQAAKEA; the protein is encoded by the coding sequence ATGCCGAAGCTCCCGGAGCGGATCCCGGTCCTCCCCATCCGCAGCACCATCGTCTTCCCCGGCGGGGCCACGGCGCTGCAGATCGGCTTCGCCCCCAACGTGGAGGCGCTCACCCGCCACCCCGAGCGCGACCTGGTGGTGGCCATGGTGTCCACCTCCGACGACGACTTCCCCCTGGACCCGCGGGGGCTGGAGAAGGTCGCCACCGCCGTGCGCGTGCTGGACCGGCTGAACCTCCCCGGCGGCACCATCCAGACCACCCTCCAGGGCTTGCGCCGCATCCGGCTCGACGACGTGCGGCTGGAGGACGACTATTACTCGGCCACCCCGCGCGAGGTGAAGGAGGTCCCCGCCGCGCCCGAGGACGCCGACCCGCTCATCGAGAAGGTCCTCAGCACCCTGGGCGGGGTGGCCGCCCGCGTGGAGCGCATCCCCGACGAGGTGCCGCGCATCCTGCGCATGAACCTGGGCGACCCCGGCCGCTTCGCCGACCTGGCAGCCAACCTCTGCAACCTCAAGCTGCAGGCGCGCGACGCGGTGCTCCAGGAGCTCGACGTGGAGAAGCGCCTGCAGCTGGTGCTGGCCGCGCTCGAGGAGGAGTGGGAGCACCTCCGCGAGATTGAGCACGAGCACGAGGCCGCCCAGGGCGAGGAGCCGCTCCCCCAGGGCGGCCGGGAGCGCAGCGCCGAGATCCGCCGGCGCATCCAGTCGCTGCAGGCCGAGCTGGGCGAGCTGGACCCGGTGGAGCGCGAGGCGAACGAGGCGCTGCGCCTGGTGGAGCGCGCGCAGCTGCCGCCGCGCGTGGCCGCCACCGCCCGCCGCGAGGCCGAGCGGCTGCGCTCCACCTCGCTCACGGCGTCCGAGGCGCAGGAGATCCGCGCCTACCTCGACACGCTCGTCTCCATCCCCTGGACGCGGCAGGCCAACGGCGGCGTGATCGACCTGGCGGCCGTGCGCACGGCGATCGACTCCGAGCACCTGGGGCTGGAGGAGCCCAAGCGCCGCCTGCTGGAGGTGGTGGCCGTGGCCGAGTTGCGCGGCGACCTGCGCGGCCCCATCCCCTGCCTGGTGGGCCCGCCCGGCGTGGGGAAGAAGACGCTGGCCCAGGCTGTGGCGCAGGGGCTCGGCCGCCCCCTGGTGCGGCTGGAGCTGGGCGGGCGGAGCGAGGCCCAGCTGGTGGGCTCGCGCCGCTCCAGGAGCGGCGCGCAGATGGGCAAGCTCATGCAGCTCATCCGCGACTCGGGCGCGCGCGACCCCGTGTTCCTGCTGGAGGAGCTGGACGAGGTGGGGCTCGGCAACGTGGACGGCGATCCCGTGGAGGCGCTGGAGGAGACGCTCGACCCCGAGAACCGCGACGCCTTCACCGACCGCTACCTGGACGTGCCGTTCGACCTCTCCGAGGTGTTCTTCATCGGCTCGGCGGCCGACTTCTACCGCATCCCGCGGGACCTGCGCGACTACTTCATCGAGATCCGCATCGCCGGCTACACCCCCGAGGAGAAGATCGCCATCGCGCGCGAGTGGCTCTTCCCGCGCATCGTGGCCGAGCACGGGCTGCTGCCGGAGCACGTGCGCATCGACGACGACGCGCTCCTCTTCCTCACCCGCGGCTACGCGCGCGACTCTGGCGTCGGCAACCTGCGCCGCTCGCTCGCCGCCATCATGCGCTACATCGCCGCCGAGCGGGCCGTGGGCACCGACGCGTGCTGGATCATCGACCGCGGGCTGATCGAGGAGGTGCTGGGCTACCCGCGCCACAGCGCCACCCCCGCCGAGTCGGCCCCCGAGGTGGGCGTGGTCACGGGGCTGGCGTGGACGGCTTCGGGGGGCGAGCTGATGTTCATCGAGGCGCTCAAGATGCCGGGGACCGGGCGGCTGATCATCACCGGCCTGCTGGGCGACGTGATGCGCGAGTCGGTGAACGCCGCCTTCAGCTACGTGCGCTCGCGGGCCCGGGAGCTGGGGATCGAGAAGGGCGCCTTCGTCGACTTCGACATCCACGTGCACTTCCCCGTGGGCGCCACCCCCAAGGACGGCCCCTCGGCGGGCGCGGCGGTCACGCTGGCCATCGCCTCGTCGCTCTCCGAGCGCCCCGTGCGCCACGACGTGGCCATGACGGGCGAGGTTACGCTGCGCGGCAAGATCCTGGAGATCGGCGGGGTGAAGGAGAAGGTGCTGGCCGCGTACCGCGCCGGCATCCAGCAGGTGATCCTCCCCTCGGGGAACAGGCGCGACCTGCGCGACGTCCCCGCCGACGTGCGCGAGGGGATGAGCTTCCACTTCGCGGACCGCATGGACCAGATCTTCGACCTGGCGCTCCTGGGCGAGCCCAGGGTGGTGCGCGACGAGGAGGAGGAGCCCTCCGAGCCCGTCCGCCTCCCCGTCGAGCCCGACCGCCAGGCCGCGAAGGAAGCGTAG
- a CDS encoding sigma 54-interacting transcriptional regulator, with translation MRAIQEREIRRVGSTTSPKVNVRIITASSGDLRQVFEAGVLREDLY, from the coding sequence CTGCGGGCGATCCAGGAGCGGGAGATCCGCAGGGTGGGGAGCACCACGTCTCCCAAGGTCAACGTGCGGATCATCACCGCGTCCAGCGGCGACCTCCGCCAGGTGTTCGAGGCGGGAGTGCTGCGGGAGGACCTCTACTAG
- a CDS encoding BTAD domain-containing putative transcriptional regulator, with the protein MTATNFGPRLYLRTFGAPHLLAHSVPFKLRAKDLALLVYLRLQQPTVHRRTRLAALLWAEHSEHDARHSLTQAVVRLRKVLGAGSIVTTKETVQFVGRLECDAAQLQEAARRDEPGLLELYAGEFLAGLSLGEGAHDFDNWASARRTEYRELAAGLLDRWGAAAEERGDWPAALRFAQRQVEIDEYDESGHRRAMRAFEALGQRNRALLHYMQYAARVLSELGLKPEDETTALYEKIRRSAGPDSPGPPDSPDPPDPPDPPEPGPSLPGPWAGPAPAAPEAEAGGEPREAEPDGAHPARRRWLVPAALAAGLALAWAATRGGPRLHL; encoded by the coding sequence ATGACGGCAACGAACTTCGGGCCACGGCTCTACCTGCGCACGTTCGGCGCTCCCCATCTGCTCGCCCACTCGGTTCCCTTCAAGCTGCGGGCGAAGGACCTGGCGCTGCTGGTGTACCTGCGCCTGCAGCAGCCGACCGTCCACCGCCGCACCAGGCTGGCGGCGCTCCTGTGGGCCGAGCACTCCGAGCACGACGCGCGGCACTCGCTCACGCAGGCTGTCGTCCGGCTGCGCAAGGTGCTGGGCGCGGGGTCCATTGTCACTACCAAGGAAACGGTCCAGTTCGTCGGGCGACTCGAGTGCGACGCCGCGCAGCTGCAGGAGGCCGCGCGCCGCGACGAGCCCGGGCTGCTGGAGCTCTATGCGGGCGAGTTCCTGGCCGGGCTGAGCCTGGGGGAGGGCGCCCACGACTTCGACAACTGGGCGAGCGCGCGGCGGACGGAGTACAGGGAGCTCGCGGCCGGGCTGCTGGACCGGTGGGGCGCGGCCGCCGAGGAGCGCGGCGACTGGCCCGCCGCGCTCCGCTTCGCCCAGCGCCAGGTGGAGATCGACGAGTACGACGAGTCCGGGCACCGGCGCGCGATGCGGGCCTTCGAGGCCCTCGGCCAGCGCAACCGGGCCCTCCTGCACTACATGCAGTACGCCGCGCGCGTGCTCTCCGAGCTGGGGCTGAAGCCGGAGGACGAGACCACGGCCCTGTACGAGAAGATCCGCCGCTCCGCCGGCCCCGACTCCCCCGGTCCCCCCGATTCGCCCGATCCTCCCGATCCCCCCGACCCGCCCGAGCCGGGCCCTTCCCTCCCCGGCCCGTGGGCGGGACCGGCCCCGGCCGCACCGGAAGCGGAAGCGGGCGGCGAGCCGCGGGAGGCGGAGCCCGATGGCGCACACCCGGCGCGGCGCCGCTGGCTGGTGCCCGCGGCGTTGGCTGCGGGGCTCGCGCTCGCCTGGGCGGCCACACGCGGCGGCCCGCGCCTCCACCTGTAG
- a CDS encoding BTAD domain-containing putative transcriptional regulator — translation MERDGRKFLQTLGHPVLRREDGSVVGGLLRYRKDLALLAYLAIEGARPHSRAWLAALLWGESTERLARHSLTQTLGRIARTAGRDALVVERESVRWTGAVQCDAVLLLGGGPPAGVDDELALYAGPFLEGFEAGFGSREFDEWAGRRRADLRNAALARLERLGAEAEATGDWDRALRLGERAVQIDPVCEQGRRRVMRALAARGERNRALRYYEEFAAWLKKEVGADPDPDTRALAERLRA, via the coding sequence ATGGAGCGAGACGGGCGGAAGTTCCTCCAGACGCTCGGGCACCCGGTCCTGCGAAGGGAGGACGGCAGCGTCGTGGGCGGCCTGCTGCGCTATCGCAAGGACCTGGCGCTCCTGGCCTACCTGGCCATTGAGGGCGCCCGGCCGCACTCGAGGGCCTGGCTGGCCGCGCTGCTTTGGGGCGAGAGCACCGAGCGCCTCGCCCGGCACTCGCTCACCCAGACGCTCGGGCGCATCGCGCGCACGGCCGGCCGCGACGCGCTGGTGGTGGAGAGGGAGAGCGTGCGCTGGACGGGCGCCGTGCAGTGCGACGCGGTGCTGCTGCTCGGCGGCGGCCCGCCCGCGGGCGTAGACGACGAGCTCGCGCTCTACGCGGGGCCGTTCCTGGAGGGCTTCGAAGCGGGCTTCGGGTCGAGGGAGTTCGACGAATGGGCGGGGCGCCGCCGCGCGGACCTGCGCAACGCGGCGCTGGCCCGGCTGGAGCGGCTCGGCGCCGAAGCCGAGGCTACCGGTGACTGGGACCGCGCGCTCCGCTTGGGCGAGCGCGCTGTACAGATCGACCCCGTCTGTGAGCAGGGGCGGCGGCGGGTGATGCGCGCGCTGGCCGCCCGGGGCGAGCGCAACCGCGCTCTGCGCTACTACGAGGAGTTCGCCGCCTGGCTGAAGAAGGAAGTCGGAGCCGACCCCGACCCCGACACCCGCGCGTTGGCCGAGCGCCTGCGCGCCTGA
- a CDS encoding enoyl-CoA hydratase-related protein produces the protein MSDAPEASPLLARREGGVARLVLNRPEKRNALDAALVAALKAALGEADADPEVRVVAVEGAGKDFCSGADLSALRKIAGASVMENLEDVDELAELFLLPRRMKKPVVALVRGRALAGGCGLATACDLVLAAESAQLGYPEVRIGFVPAMVMAILRRNVSEKRAFELIVRGAPVSAAEAERIGLVNRVFPDDAFAAETGAVLAELAERSPSAVQLSKRLLYHSDAMGFEAAVRAGADVNVVARMTEDMQAGVARFLERG, from the coding sequence GTGAGCGACGCGCCGGAGGCCTCGCCGCTCCTGGCGCGGCGCGAGGGCGGCGTCGCCCGGCTGGTGCTGAACCGGCCGGAGAAGCGCAACGCCCTGGACGCCGCGCTGGTGGCCGCGCTCAAGGCCGCGCTCGGCGAGGCCGACGCCGACCCGGAGGTGCGCGTGGTGGCCGTCGAGGGGGCGGGGAAGGACTTCTGCTCGGGGGCGGACCTCTCGGCGCTGCGCAAAATCGCCGGGGCGTCGGTGATGGAGAACCTGGAGGACGTGGACGAGCTGGCCGAGCTCTTCCTCCTCCCGCGGCGGATGAAGAAGCCGGTGGTGGCGCTGGTGCGGGGGCGCGCGCTGGCCGGCGGGTGCGGCCTGGCCACGGCGTGCGACCTGGTGCTGGCGGCGGAGTCGGCGCAGCTCGGCTACCCGGAGGTGCGCATCGGCTTCGTCCCGGCCATGGTGATGGCCATCCTGCGCCGCAATGTCTCCGAGAAGCGCGCCTTCGAGCTGATCGTGCGCGGCGCGCCCGTCTCCGCGGCCGAGGCGGAGCGGATCGGGCTGGTGAACCGCGTCTTCCCCGACGACGCCTTCGCGGCCGAGACGGGCGCGGTGCTGGCCGAGCTGGCCGAGCGCAGCCCCTCGGCGGTGCAGCTCTCCAAGCGCCTCCTCTACCACTCCGACGCCATGGGCTTCGAGGCGGCCGTCCGCGCGGGGGCCGACGTCAACGTGGTGGCGCGGATGACGGAGGACATGCAGGCCGGCGTGGCGCGCTTCCTGGAGCGCGGATGA